A region of the Pseudorca crassidens isolate mPseCra1 chromosome 9, mPseCra1.hap1, whole genome shotgun sequence genome:
aaaaagtatatcCCAACTTGaagtagcatttttttaaattacaaaaacacaaaaaggaaatgagctgtgttaaaaaaatctgttaaaggGTAAAGATACTAGTAACTTTAATCAAACTTTCCAGGAAACCCAGAGTActaattaagttaattaaaaaaaattttaaattattccccaaataaaattatttttaaaggaagtacatGAAAACGTAATTGAAAAGCCAGGGGGAAAAAGGCCAGAAAATAAAGGGCTGCTCtgtttgctttgttctttaaCTCCTTTACATTTCTTACCAAACATACACTAGCTTATTAATTAATTAGCGTTTCTGCCATACAccaaggtttctcaaaaaataaaatttttttaaaaaacctctttgatgtcttttttttaattgaaaataaagttGCTCACAAGCAAATCCTGATTATCACGTACACAAAGCTGTATATTTCCAAGTCTCCCAGAAGCTGAGTGACCTCTTAAGCAGAGGGTGGTTAAGAGCCATCCAATTTCAGTGCAAGGTAGTAATTGGTTTCCTGTATTGACAGGTTTATATTATGATCAGCGATATCACCTACTTCATACCAGAAGACTTACTTATTTGCAAACACTAAGAAGATGAAGGTGGCAACTTCTAAAAATTAAATGGTATCATTACTGTCCATCATGCACGTAAGACCTCATACCTCCCTGCATCCAAAATGTGACTATGTGATAACTGCTCCCCTCTCAATTAAGCTAAAACCAGCACTGCAGCTCTACGTCTCAGGAAAAGAACTATTCCTCCTACCCCTTCCCAATTTAGATTTGCAAGTTATATttctacattttcaaaaatacgAACGAAACAAAGACGAGTTGGGAGGAACCCCTAGCGGAGTTAATTACAGCACTTCCCAGATCGTAGTTAGCAATTGACAGTTTCACACCCAAAACAGTATCGTCATCTCCAAAAAGACCTTTTGTGTGCGAATGCAGCGCAGTTTCTCTAAGCTCGGTCTGCAAGTTGGAGTGACCGTTCTATTTTGAAGGGGCGAGGGGACTGTTGAAGAGAAAGGGGAGTGAGCGATCAGGGAAAGAATCAAGCCAGTGATTTGAGCCCTATAACCGTAGGCAAATAATTTCTGGTTCCCCTACCCTTCAACAcccccccaccaaacccacacacTTCGAGTCAGCTCCCTGGGCCCATAAACACAAATGGGTTGGGGCCCTGAAATCGTATCTGCGCAACAAGAGCAGGGAACCAGCTCCGCGGGTAGGAAACAATAGGGGCTCCCGCAAAAGGCCCCAAAGAGAAACCCTTAAGTCAGACGGCCCCTCCTTTCTCCATGACTCTGGGGCTCCATAATCACCCCCTTGTTATCGACCTGCAAGGCCTTACTCCCTCAAGCAGCCGGTCCTCTTCGAAACCCAGCCTTCCGCTACTGCATATCCCTGCCGCCCCCTATAGGGCCGCCTCGTACCCTATAACCTCCACGATCTCCCTAAGTCCTTGCCGCCCCCTACGATCCCACCTTCCCTCGTCTCCCACAAAGCTCCTCCGAGGAATTCTCCCGCTCCTCCTCCGGACCCCGCCGGGCACAACAGTGCTCTATCCCACTCCTCCCGGGCGCCCCCGCCCCACAGCTGCCGCCCGCCTTCCTCCCCCGGGCCCGACCAGGCCTCAGGCCTCCGCCTCAGAGCGCCCCCCACGCCGGCCGGGGGAGGGGGTAACTCCCCGCAGCCCCCACTGCACCGCCGACCTCCAACCCCTCACCTCACCCCACTCCTCGCGGCTCGGGCCCGAGTCCTACCACTGAGGCCACTCCCGCTCTGTACCCTCGGTCCTTTATTGTTGACTCGAAGCTCCCAAAATGGCGGCGGCTCCTTCCTCCTCGGAAACCTCCGCCCGCCCCCACCCGGCCCCTCACTTcggccgccccccgccccgccccgccccccgtccCGCTCCACTCCGGGGGCCTGGGGGCCAGCCTGCCGGCGCTCCCCCGCTCCCCGAGCCGCGCAGCCCTACCTCCGCCGCTGCCCGCTCTCAAGGCGCCGCCGAAGCCGCCGCCCGGGCCGAGCTAACTcggctccccgccccctccctcggCCGCAGCACCCCCGCCCCTTAGCTCTCCGCATGGCTGCCGCCGCGACTCCTCCTCCGCGCAAGATGGCGAGGGCCCAGCTGCAGCCGCTGAGCCCGCCGCGGCGCCTCTGCCTCTCCTGCTTCGTGGCAGGAGAAATCCGGGCCGAGGAACCTCCCTGGGGCGAAAATGGAGGGTAGTGCTTTCCCACCGACTGGGGGCCCGCGGGGGCCCAAGTTGAGGGAAGTTGAAGGGAAAATACGGGTCCCTTTCTGAAGAGAAAGGAGGGCTGCTTTTTCCACAGCTGAGGAGAAATGATCGGGGAATGGTGGCTGGGAAGAGTACCCCCAGAATGGATGTCGGGGGCTTGGGACCCGAGGAGGATCTGCTTATTCCTGACCAAGGACCGGGTAGCGACTCGGGGACGGGAGAGCTGACCTGACATCTCCCGCGGGCCGGGGAAGCTGCTGCAGGACCAAGGGGGTCGCGTCCGTTCGAGCCCCGCGCCTCCGTGCAGGAACGCGCGGAACCACTGGTCCGGAGGCGCCGGCACGCGCCCGGGTGTGGGAACCGGAAGGGGGGGCGGCCGGGACCGGTGCGGCGAGGAGAACCGGGGAGGACGCGGGGCGGACAGGGGGCGCTGTGCGCGGgcgggcaggggcgggggtggaggacGCTGTAGGAGGATTGCGCGGGGGTGGGGTGCTGGGTGGCGGGGGGTGCGACCCGGGCCGGAACCCGGAAAGCGAGCTTCGGGAAGGGAAGTGGGAGACTGGGGCAGCGATCCTCCTCTCTCGGCCCCAAAGGGCAGTCCTCAAAGAGAGGGAACCAAGGAGGCcgagcccccccacaccccgagGGAAGGAAACGCTGCTAAGGAGTCAGTTATAATGGTAATAGGAGTTGTGTACGGAAATGGGCAATCAGAGGACCGAGGGTGATTCTTTCTCCAGCCTGACCCTCATCAGAAAGACACTTATGTATTTGTTCCCATAAATACTTTCCATATCCTAATGTCTCCGTTTATCCTTAACAGAAATAACAGGAATGCAATCTTGTTCCAGGTAAAACAAAAATCGGAAGCTTGAAAGTTATCCAGgtcaagggaaaataaaaacctgGGTCTCACCCAGTTGACAGAAAATATACAGGGCAATGACGGGACCATATGTTGACAACAGAACTCCGACCCACAACCTCTGCTGCAACCAACACGGGAAGCCAAACCACAGCCTCTGCAGTGATCAGCTTAGAACGAGCAGGAGTCGGTCATTGACTGCCAGCTTCCCAAATTTTTGCCCCTGTTACCAACTCGGGACCaatcagagaaagccaaatatgttTTCCCCCCCCCAACCAATCACGTTAGACGCCCGGCTTCTAGTTAGCCCGCCTCCAGCTTCCCCGAGTTAACCTCCAATCAGAGCATACCCTGAAGCCTACtccacccaccccctttttttttcttttttttgttttttcactgccGGCCTGTAAGTCCCAAGCTGGGTGAAGGTGGCTGCCTCCCTTGCTGTAGCAAGCTTTGAATAAATAGCCTGTTCTCACTTGGTGGTCTTTGTTTATTTACACACAGCCAATGGAAAGGTGGTAGAGAAGTGTGAAAAGGCTGttcttaagatttaaaaaaaggttcCTTTAACAGTTTTTGAATTAAATTTGTAGCATGGGGTCTCCCACCCAGCTTTTTAAAAACCCACTCATCTAAGGGAATAACCGGCATCTTGTGCCCATCCTGGTGAGAGAATGGCTAAGTGGTTCTTTAATAAAATGTTGAGGTATGAGGCCCCACTGCCTTTCCATGTAGCAGGAATGTGGAGGGGAGAAGGGcaaggagtgagagagagaggaacctAAGGATTTAAAATAGGCCACAGCCTGCCTCGGTCTCTTTCCCTAGACCACTAAAAAAATGAGACCAGCCGAAGGAGAAAGGTTTGTgttcagaaataaaccttcaAAGGGGGCCTGGTTGAAGTCATGACAAAATCCAAAAGTGAGGAGGCCACCAAAAGTAGAATATGGTATAGCTGCCTATTCTCACCTAGGAATCCTGCCAGGGCTAACACCTTTAAAGATTCTGCATAATGTTTTTATAAGATAGTCAGATATCCTTCCAACTGAGTTATTTATGTCAGCCCTTATCAGTTTTCTGGTGAGAAGTATGGATGGTATAGAATTAAACTATGAAAACTTGGATCTTGGTTCAATTTTAGTGATTGATGGATCCAGTATTCAACTATGTCAAtacctttttttctccctagttCAAACAGATTAACAAGAACGATAGAAAATATGACACTTTAGAAATACAGATGAATTATTTGATAATACACACAGTAtccttatatttataaaatgtaaatttaaaaatattacataaatccAGCCCTTTGACCTTATTGAATATAATAGTTTGGGTGATTCGTGGTAAATATGGTTTTTGGAGAGCATGCTATCCCCAGTGAGGTCACCTAATAACTGTAGTAAAGTGTTTCCCAAAACATCTtggtcattttcattttgtttttactcaCTCTCACTTCCCCCACCCTACTTTTTTTGAACTATGAAGCTGTTAGCTAAAGTGTTAGGCCTGGATTGTTGCCTGGCTCCTAGAGATTCTGTCTGTAGGAAAgatatcttaaaaaagaaaaagagtcacaAATAGAGTTGAGGTTTTCAGTATCTGTTTAAAACACAACAggattcgtgtgtgtgtgtaagaatgaGATGTGACTAAAAAATACTACTTGGAATTCGATCACAATAAGGGTCCTCCCAGCGAATGTTGTTTGCCAGCCTCACATCCTAGCCCCGGTTATTTAGCTAAAAataactagaaggaaaaaaaaaaaatcacaggttaATTTACATTTGATTTCAACTTcagtttataatatttaaaatctagAATTCTGAGTAATTTGAACCTGGAATATATACATCTGTGATGCTATCTTAAAAACCCAAATATTTTCAACAGCCTAAAATGGATTTCACACTTTTGACGTTCTACacgtttttttaaaggaaacataatagctttttttttttaaaactcaaactaCAAGCAAATGTGTTCATTacctagaagaaaaaaagttCGCCACACCACATCCTCAAGAAAATGATTATGTCACACCTGGCTAAGCTTTCTAGTACAGCATTTCCCCTCCTTCACAATTGGCGCATAATGTTCTGATTTTCCAAAAGAAGTTTCAACAGATAAAGTTCTCTTCCAAATACGCCTGAGCAACATCTGGTAATTACTAACCAAGACTAAAGGCTAATGAGCCCAAGGAGCCAAGTACCATTTTCTTTGGATTTCAGAGCAGGTAAAAGTTGCCTCTTCAGTTTATATACCTGAAGAACATGAAGCAGCGTCAGCCTACTGAGGGTTTAGTAAGACATCCTCAGAGAGGTGCAGGTACTACACTGAAGTTAATGCCGACTAAGCCCATGTCTTTAATCGCTGAGAGACCACACCGGCCACATTTTGTTGGAATAAATGTTCCACTTCCAGAGTAAACTCAAGTTGAAAAGTAGGAAAGCAATATTACAAATAAGGAGGGAAGTGAGTGGGTTATACACATTTTCCCCAAACTACCAGGTTTGGTTCGCAGAATTTATCTTCCCTTTGACAGATAACATCTCCCCCTTCCCAGGGTACCACAACCAGCTAGCTAAGCTCACTAGGTGTCTTTTGGCCTCATCAGGTCCCAGCATTATTTGTGCTCTGGTCATCATTCAGAGAATTCTAGCTATTCATTTTGCCTCTTCAGTTTTCCTTACTGTGCACcagcaattttaattttcattaatttgaaAACAACATGGGCTGGGAAGACACTGAAATCCGGAAACTAGTTCTTTAGGTATAAATTTAATTTGGTCTACTCAAATCAGGAAAGAACTGACACCGTCCCCATTGAAGATGGCTTGGTGCTCTTGGGTACTTTCTGAGTTAGGTCAGGGACAGTTGCTAATGAGTGATGTTGATGGGGGTCCCTGACAATCCTGTGGAATTGTCATGGTGTTGGTATGTGTACGGTGCCTCCTTTGTACCCAACACCTTGTAATAACGTTATATTTCTGAATAACCTTATCTGCAGGGGTAGCAACAATCATGACAAAGTGCCCAGCCCTGCTTTCCAGCCAGTAGTCAATCTGCAGAGCCTTCTACTGATCCTTGAACATAGAACTGTGATCTTAGGTACGATCCCTGGAAAGACAGCTTAGAGCTGAGGAGTGGGCAGTCCGCAGTCCTGAGTGCCATGGGTGGGTTAAGTCACATCTGTGGCTACCAGGACAAGACAgggaacaaaggaagaaaatagtatTTCAGTGCAGAGGTCTCCTCAGTGACCTTCCTAGATCTTTATCTGCTTGATAAATTTTAAGGTTACTCTTTATCACATCAACCACCTCCTAAATAACCCCTTAGTATCTCCCAGTTCCTTTTTACCACATGGAGTCTACATTCCATTGACAGATTGGGCCTGTCAGTGTGCCTATCCAATCTGATTTCCCACTCTCCCTCCAATGCCCAGGACCCATTCCCTCACCTTCCATCGTTTCCCTCAGAAACCCTCTCATCTCCTTTCCTTGGGGCCCATCTCAAGCCCATTCAAACCCAGCAGATTCCTACAGGCTCTtatcttccctccttcccactcccttGTTCCTGCCCAACCAGAGCTCAGGTTCTAGAGTCagtcagatctgggttcaaatcccagttctgccacttgttAACTCCATAAACTTGGGAACCTTTCTTAACTTCTGAGCTTCGgtttccccatttataaaatgaggataataaatgAGGACCTAGAGCTCTGTGAGAGTAAATGAGAATTTGtataaatcactttttttttgtgtgtgtggtacacgggcctcccactgttgtggcctctcccgttgcggagcacaggctccggacacccaggctcagcagccatggctcacgggcccagccgctccgcggcatgtgggatcttcccagaccggggcacgaacccgtgtcccctgcatcggcaggtggactctcaaccactgcgccaccagggaaacccaatcaCTTTATTTTTGCAGTTGGTAGATAGCACTCAAAAAAAAGTATGTggtgttgctattattattttatcgaCTTGCATCTGAACCTCTGCTTTTCCTGTCAGATTAGACAATCTGTGGTTGGCCAATTCTTTTCCCCCAACCTCTATCTCCTCTTACTTCTTCAGCCTAGTGCTTTACCAACCTCAGTAAACAAGAGCCATGCTCTAATTTCACAGCTTCTGCTCCAGAAAAGTTGGTGCTGGAGAGAGCCCTGTAACCAGGCTGATTGGCTCAACAACAAATTCCTGCTCCCATACCTCAGCTGAGCCCTTTCTGAGGCCCTCGAACCTCTTTCTGGTGGTTCTCAATCAGGGCTGTTCATTAACAGCAACACAGGCACTTTTGAAAACACCAGTgcctgggccccatcccagaggagttaaatcagaatctttggggCTGGGGCTCCagcatcattttttgttttaaggcTCCCAGGAAGAGCCTAATATTCAACCAAGGGTGAGAACAGCTGTTGGACAAATTGTTTCCCACGGAAgcattccaaatattttcttctatccaTAAGCCCACCTTCAAATCAAAGATGTTCCATAGAAGCTTCACTGACTTTCCACCTCCCTCGACAGACTTCTGTTGATCCTGTCTTGGAGGATGAAGTATCACACCTCCTATCTAAGACTATATTCACCTTTACATCTAtccctttttaaataaaacattctatCGGTAACCCCCTTtcccttacatttttttttttgttttgctttgttttgttttttcagtatgcgggcctctcactgttgtggcctctcccgttgctccggacgcgcaggctcagcggccatggctcacgggctcagccactccgcagcatgtaggaccttcccggaccggggcgcgaacccgtgtcccctgcatcgccaggcggactctcaaccactgcgccaccagggaagccctcccttacaTTTTTGATATCTCCCTCTCTACTGGTTCTTCCCCTTAACCTGAAACTGGATTCCTGCCCAGGTTTTTCTCGATTCTaaacaacaaacagaaacaatCTTCCCTCACTCCCATTACCTGCTGAGTGAGAGGTGGGGAGGAGCTAGCATTTACTGAGGGCCTCCTAGGGATTGGCACTATGCTAGGTGACATCCTAGCATAAATCCTACGCATTCTTGCTCTGGGGTATCACTTCCATCTCTATTTCTCCAATATTACTACCACTGTCCCAATCCAGGAGTTTTTTCTCTTGCTTGGACTATTTCAGTAGCTGCCTGGATTTCCTGCTTCAACCTCTTCCCCTCTCTAACCCACCCTATACACTAGCGCCACAGTAATTTTTGCAGTCATATCACTGTTCTGTTCAAGACTCTTTAATGATTCTCTATTACCTACAGAATAAAACTGAAGTCCCCTCAACTCTCTTCACACTAAGTAGGAGACCCCTAAACCTCCTCACCCCAAACCCCATGAGTGGGAGGTTGGGGCTGCTGACCTTCAGATCACTGCTGAGATAAGAccattttggtgattttttttttctttttgtctttcaatTTCTTGATTCTTCTCATCGTTCAAGTTTCAGCTTAAATGTTACTGCCTCTGAAATGTCTTCCCACTAaacatgcttcttttttttttcttttttggccatgccatgcggcttgtggaatcttagttccccaagcagggactgaacctggccctcagcagtgaaagcgtggagtcctaaccacttgaccaccagggaattcccctggccATCCCTTTTAAAGTAGTCCCCTTCCCCCGTCTCTTTACCCCCTTAAGCTACCTGAAATTATGTTGGTTACATGCTTATTGCCTGTGCCCTCCCAAGCAGCAAGCCCAAATTATCCATTTCTAGCACTGG
Encoded here:
- the LOC137231183 gene encoding WAS/WASL-interacting protein family member 1-like, which encodes MHGRLVPYNLHDLPKSLPPPTIPPSLVSHKAPPRNSPAPPPDPAGHNSALSHSSRAPPPHSCRPPSSPGPDQASGLRLRAPPTPAGGGGNSPQPPLHRRPPTPHLTPLLAARARVLPLRPLPLCTLGPLLLTRSSQNGGGSFLLGNLRPPPPGPSLRPPPAPPRPPSRSTPGAWGPACRRSPAPRAAQPYLRRCPLSRRRRSRRPGRANSAPRPLPRPQHPRPLALRMAAAATPPPRKMARAQLQPLSPPRRLCLSCFVAGEIRAEEPPWGENGG